The DNA sequence TTTATTGCCCGCACTAAGATGCTTGAAATTGTAGAAGACATTATTGATATGGGAGTAAAGGCGGTTACATTTAGCGGAGGCGGTGAGCCCCTGGTCTATCCATATATCACTGAGACTGCGCTGAAACTTGCGGCCTCTGGCGTTAAAATTGCCACTCTTACGAACGGCTCAAACCTGATGGGAGAAGCCGCTGAAGTGTTTGCCCAACATGCCACATGGGTGCGGGTGTCAATGGATGGCTACGACGACGAAAGCTACACCCACTACCGTGGCGTTAAGCACGGCGAGTTTACCAAAATTATGGAAAATCTGCAGAATTTCAAAAAACTGGGCGGCAAATGCTACCTTGGCGTCAGCTTTATCATAGACAAAGACAATTGCAACAAGGTATATGAGTTTACCGGAAAACTCAGGGATGTTGGAGTTGACAGCGTTAAAATCTCCCCGTGCATTGTCAGTAACGAGGGCGCTCAAAATAACGCCTACCATAAGCCGTTTTTTGAATCAGTAAGAGAACAGGTAGCAAGAGCAAAGGCGGATTTCTGTAACGAACACTTTGAAATTTTTGACTCCTACCATGCCCTTGACGAGAAATTTAAAAAAGACTACACATGGTGTCCGTACCTTCAAATACTGCCGGTAATCGGGGCAGACTGTAATGTGTATTCCTGTCAGGATAAGGCGTATAACCTTGAGGAGGGACTGATTGGATCTATCAAAGATGTTCGCTTTAGCGATTTTTGGTGTTCCAATAAAGCGAACTTTTTTAAAATAAACCCTTCAAAAGTCTGTAACCATCACTGTGTGGCAAATGAAAAAAACATGCTTGTGCTGGACTACCTTGAGGCTAATATGGAACATCTGGGATTTGTGTAGTGATTGCATTTTGTATTAAAAAGTATTACTATATAATACTATGAAACTTGCAAAGGTGACTATATCTGCAAAGGTGGACAGCAGTATTGTTGACTCTTTAGAGGGCTATGCCAAAGAGTTGCAAGTTAGCAAAAGTTGGATAGTTCAACAGGCCTTAAAGCAGTATTTTGATAAATATGATGAGCATTTAAGTGATATGCGAATTGCCTCTCTCACAGAGGGCATATCTCATGATGACGTTTTAACAGAGTATGGCCTTTCAGATTAAATGGGACATGAGGGCTTACAGGGAATTACAACAGATTGCCGTTAAAGATGCCGTGGAAATTTTAAACGCCTTAAACATCCTCCGTGATAAACCGCACGAGGCTGGCAAGCATCTGGAGGGCAAGTTTAAAGGTAAGTACAGGCTGCGAGTGGGAAATTACCGGATTATTTATTGGATAGATAATACCACTGTGTGGATAATAACGGTTGGCCACAGAAAAGATATATACAGATAAACACAGATGAGAGAAAACACTCTGATAACCGGCTCACGAGGCGATATTGGTTCCATGCTGTATGGGCTTTATAAACAGCACAACCTGCCCATTGAGCCGTTTAATGCTGATACTGCACCGGATACCGCTACCGGTGTGATTATCCACATGGCCGCTAAATCCCCGCCCTCTGGTGCTGATGACATATTGAATTCCAATATCGTGTATCTTAAAAAAGTCGTTGACTATGCCCTCTCTCACGGCATTGACAGGATGATATATTTCTCTGCCGTCTCAGTCTATGGCAGCCAAAACAAAGAGGATCTTGCCGAGACGGATTTCTTAAACTCCCCTGGAATATACGGGGCCTCTAAACTCTTTGGAGAGACATATCTTAAAGAGAGCGCTCTGAAACATGTGCTGGCTATCCGGTTTCCGGGGATTCTGGGCGTTAAAAACACTACCAACATTCTGGGCAGATGTTTTGTTAAACTCAAACACAACGAGGACATTGAAATCACAAACCCGCACAGGCTATTCAATAATTTTATATGCGTAGAGAATATTTTTGACTTTTTTACCTCACTTAAAGGGGATTCCCCTAAATTTGACGTTATAAATGTTGCTTCGGATAAAAATATGACCCTCTTTGAAATCGTAACTTTTATGAAGACGCTTTTGAATTCAAAATCAAAAATTATAGAAAATGGCAAAAAATCGGATTTTTTCAATATCTCCACGCAAAAAGCTCAAACGCTCTACGGCTTTAAGCCATATGACGCAAAGGCGGCAGTAGAGCTGTGGGTTAAAAACAGAATTGCAAGTGATGTTTAATAAAGAATATCTCTGAGGTTTTCCTCTAACTCTTCAAGTGTTTCACCCTGGGTCATGTAATCCGGATATTTTTCCAAATATCCAAGCCACATACCCTCATTCTGCCAATATACGTATCTTTCCATCATAC is a window from the Nitrospirota bacterium genome containing:
- a CDS encoding radical SAM protein, with the translated sequence MSRLYTKMKVFHFKEKLDSLPISTTEILPPIHIRIKPTNVCNHNCRYCAYRADNLQLGKDMNKRDFIARTKMLEIVEDIIDMGVKAVTFSGGGEPLVYPYITETALKLAASGVKIATLTNGSNLMGEAAEVFAQHATWVRVSMDGYDDESYTHYRGVKHGEFTKIMENLQNFKKLGGKCYLGVSFIIDKDNCNKVYEFTGKLRDVGVDSVKISPCIVSNEGAQNNAYHKPFFESVREQVARAKADFCNEHFEIFDSYHALDEKFKKDYTWCPYLQILPVIGADCNVYSCQDKAYNLEEGLIGSIKDVRFSDFWCSNKANFFKINPSKVCNHHCVANEKNMLVLDYLEANMEHLGFV
- a CDS encoding CopG family transcriptional regulator, with product MKLAKVTISAKVDSSIVDSLEGYAKELQVSKSWIVQQALKQYFDKYDEHLSDMRIASLTEGISHDDVLTEYGLSD
- a CDS encoding SDR family oxidoreductase; this encodes MRENTLITGSRGDIGSMLYGLYKQHNLPIEPFNADTAPDTATGVIIHMAAKSPPSGADDILNSNIVYLKKVVDYALSHGIDRMIYFSAVSVYGSQNKEDLAETDFLNSPGIYGASKLFGETYLKESALKHVLAIRFPGILGVKNTTNILGRCFVKLKHNEDIEITNPHRLFNNFICVENIFDFFTSLKGDSPKFDVINVASDKNMTLFEIVTFMKTLLNSKSKIIENGKKSDFFNISTQKAQTLYGFKPYDAKAAVELWVKNRIASDV
- a CDS encoding type II toxin-antitoxin system RelE/ParE family toxin; amino-acid sequence: MAFQIKWDMRAYRELQQIAVKDAVEILNALNILRDKPHEAGKHLEGKFKGKYRLRVGNYRIIYWIDNTTVWIITVGHRKDIYR